In Kineococcus endophyticus, the genomic window GAGACGACCTCGTGCCGTCGGCAGTTCCTGCTGGGGTACTTCGGGGAGCAGCTCGCGGACCCGTGCGGGAACTGCGACCGCTGCCGCGCGGGGACGGCGCACGACCGCGTCGCGACCGACGAGCCCTACGCCGTCGGTTCGACCGTCGAGCACCCCGAGTGGGGTTCCGGGCAGGTCATGCACTACGAGGAGGACCGCGTCACCGTCCTGTTCTCCGAGGTCGGGTACCGCACGCTCGCGCTCGACGTCGTCGCGCGGAACGACCTGCTGGAGAGCGCGTGAGGGTGCTGCTCGCCGGGTGGTCCAGCGTGCTGCACGGCGAGGCCACCGCGGGGGACGAGCTGGCGACGCGGGCCGTCGAGCAGCACCTCCTCGCGGCCGGCCACGACGTCGTCTGCGCGTGGAGCCCGGCGATGTCCCTCGTCCGCGCCGGTCCGCGGGACCTCCGGTACGACGACGTCGATCCGCGGTCGGTCGACGTCGCGGTGTGGGTGTGCGGACCGCTGGCGGGGGAGCCCGTGCGGGAGTTCCACACCCGGTTCGCGCCCGCGCGCCGCGTCGCGGTCGGGGTGAGCGTCCTCGACCCCCGCGACCCGGCCGTCGCCGGGTTCGACGCCGTCGTGCCCCGCGACGCCGCCGGGGTGCTCCCGCAGCGCGACCTCGCCGCCCGCCCACCGGTGGGGCAGGCCGCCGTCGTCGGGGTGTTCCTCACCCACGGCCAGGGCGAGTACGGCGGCCGCCGCCGGCACGAGCAGGTGTCCGACGAGCTCGCGACCTGGTTGGGCGGGCTGGACGCCGCGACGCTCGAGCTCGAGACGCGACTCGATCCGCGCGACTGGCGGCTGCCGGCGCGCGCCGAGCACGTCAGCGCCGTCGTCGCCCGGCTGGACGTCGTCGTCTCCACCCGGCTGCACGGGCTCGTGCTGGCCCTGCGCTCGGGGGTGCCCTGCGTCGCCGTCGACCCCGTCGCCGGCGGTGGCAAGGTCAGCGCTCAGGCCGGGGCGTGGGGGTGGCCCGTCCTGCCGGCCGACGAGGTGACCTCCGCGGTGTTGGACGAGCGGTTCGCCTGGTGCCGCTCGCGTACCGGCCGGGACGCCGCCCGAGCGGCGCGGGAGGTCGCCGCGAGCGCCGGGGAGGCGCAGCTAGCGTCGCTGGACTCGGTCCTGGGCGTCCGCGCACTGCGCTGAACCGGCGCGTCACCCGGCGGAGTTCAGGCGGGCCGCCTGGCGGACGAGGTGGTCGCGTTCCCGCGCGCTGCCCGCCCGCCGCGCGGCCTCGGCGTAGAGGCGGGCCGCCGTCGTCGGGTCCCCGCACCTCTCGTGCAGGTGGGCCGCGACGGCGCTGTGACGGGGGAGCGAGGCGTCCAGGCCGGCCAGCGCCGCCAGCCCTGCCGGTCCGCCGTCGGCCTCCCCGACGGCCACGGCCCGGTTGAGGCGGACGACGGGAGAGTCCTCGAGCCGCAGGAGTTCGTCGTACCACTCGACGATCTGCCCCCAGTCGGTCTCCTCCGCGCGCTGGGCGTCCGCGTGCAGCGCCGCGATCGCGGCCTGTGCCTGGAAAGGGCCCAGCCGGTCCCGGGCCAGTGCGGACTGCAGCACCGCGACGCCCTCGGCGACGAGCGTGGTGTCCCAGCGGCTGCGGTCCTGCTCCGCCAACGGCACCAGTGCTCCGGTGGCGTCCGTCCGGGCGGCGCGCCGGGCGTGGTGGAGCAGCTCCAGCGCCAGCAGTCCCGCGACCTCGGGGTGGTCGACGACGGAGGCGAGCTGACGCGTCAGCCGGACCGCTTCGGCGGCCAGGTCGACGTCCCCCGAGTACCCCTCGTTGAACACCAGGTACAGCACGCGCAGGACCGTCGCCACGTCGCCGCTCTCGCCCAGACCGGCGCGGGCGACCGTCCGCTTCGCACGGCTG contains:
- a CDS encoding polysaccharide pyruvyl transferase family protein translates to MRVLLAGWSSVLHGEATAGDELATRAVEQHLLAAGHDVVCAWSPAMSLVRAGPRDLRYDDVDPRSVDVAVWVCGPLAGEPVREFHTRFAPARRVAVGVSVLDPRDPAVAGFDAVVPRDAAGVLPQRDLAARPPVGQAAVVGVFLTHGQGEYGGRRRHEQVSDELATWLGGLDAATLELETRLDPRDWRLPARAEHVSAVVARLDVVVSTRLHGLVLALRSGVPCVAVDPVAGGGKVSAQAGAWGWPVLPADEVTSAVLDERFAWCRSRTGRDAARAAREVAASAGEAQLASLDSVLGVRALR
- a CDS encoding RNA polymerase sigma factor, whose translation is MDEALLRRLVPEVLTVLVRRGAGFAEAEDAVQEGLLDAVRSWPQDPPRDPKAWLVTVSWRRLVDATRAEGARRRREERLEAEPTAGPVPSADDSLRLYFLCAHPALTPSSAVALTLRAVGGLTTRQIAEAYLVPEATVAQRISRAKRTVARAGLGESGDVATVLRVLYLVFNEGYSGDVDLAAEAVRLTRQLASVVDHPEVAGLLALELLHHARRAARTDATGALVPLAEQDRSRWDTTLVAEGVAVLQSALARDRLGPFQAQAAIAALHADAQRAEETDWGQIVEWYDELLRLEDSPVVRLNRAVAVGEADGGPAGLAALAGLDASLPRHSAVAAHLHERCGDPTTAARLYAEAARRAGSARERDHLVRQAARLNSAG